Proteins encoded by one window of Candidatus Nitrosocosmicus hydrocola:
- a CDS encoding hemerythrin domain-containing protein, with translation MDYKINFNESIPQMISRLKEEHVEFRSTLNQVTKYSDENNINKAIETIHVMSESIIKHAVEEEARIMRVIMHNAKEESTDSIKIMQEHNGVVDFLKYTIPNIENNLYQQQNEQEKQYQHKVQKEINDFVTNLKNHFEEEEQIVFPLALKADLK, from the coding sequence ATGGATTACAAAATTAATTTTAATGAATCAATTCCTCAAATGATTAGTAGGTTAAAAGAAGAACATGTAGAATTTAGATCAACTTTAAACCAAGTAACAAAATACAGTGACGAAAATAACATCAACAAAGCAATAGAAACCATACATGTTATGAGCGAATCAATAATAAAACACGCTGTTGAAGAAGAAGCAAGAATAATGCGTGTTATAATGCACAATGCAAAAGAAGAATCCACCGATTCTATTAAAATAATGCAGGAGCATAATGGGGTTGTTGATTTCCTAAAATATACAATACCAAATATAGAAAATAATCTTTATCAACAACAAAACGAGCAAGAAAAACAATATCAACACAAAGTTCAGAAAGAAATTAACGACTTTGTTACTAATCTAAAGAATCACTTTGAAGAAGAAGAACAGATTGTTTTCCCTCTTGCATTAAAAGCAGATTTGAAATAA